A region of Thiofilum sp. DNA encodes the following proteins:
- a CDS encoding DUF3488 and transglutaminase-like domain-containing protein gives MNKTITYSGMLWLLAAQFVVMLPFVMYLPWWLIPIMVAAVIWRLRVLKGYSAQPNALVKTLLVVMGVGGLVLSGLPFPSLDLMLAVLLLGFAFKSLEVLQLRDAVIVIFLGYLLVALHFLYTQAMLAGLYGVLGMTILTGALIGIQPSVTVLNPLQTVRAHLKLAALMLVQAIPLMLIVFFLAPRLPPLWSLPMMPGQTKTGISERMTPGDIADLTRSTELAFRATFKSTRPQQAQLYWRGLTLNYFDGKTWQQLPDDYDFISFKNQVKGEYALFNKSFELRGDPIEYEALYAPSGQPWLFTLTPALNVEGDVVRAADYRVMANAITQSPVLLKATSYPQTLRDIKLTHTMRRLALQLPQGSDPRTHELAQRWWRESDQNVERYIQLILQYFRTQDFYYTLSPPLLGDHHTIDAFLFNSRKGFCSHYAGSFVFLMRAVGIPARVVVGYQGGKWNEQGNYLAVYQYDAHAWVEIWQPETGWTEYDPTTAVAPSRVTDGLDAFLAQEEGLLGQSFRAVQSNLPWINSLSQQLDALQYQWQRWVVGYDHDTQANVLRKWLGDFSITTLALVILGIFAVLGLMWGLWLGLWHKPQLTPEQRLISELEQLLAKQGFKREPAQTVRDFINQVSNKRADLQEPLNQFADYFEQLCYDPLTNRAEIIQQLRIVLKQLKKAQRTQLGRKIAPLKPSRISEG, from the coding sequence ATGAATAAGACCATTACTTATAGCGGCATGCTCTGGCTTTTAGCGGCACAATTTGTGGTGATGTTGCCCTTTGTTATGTATTTGCCGTGGTGGTTAATACCTATTATGGTCGCGGCGGTCATATGGCGTTTGCGGGTATTGAAGGGTTATTCCGCTCAACCTAATGCGTTGGTGAAAACCTTGTTGGTGGTTATGGGAGTAGGTGGTTTGGTACTCAGTGGGCTACCTTTCCCCTCATTAGACCTGATGTTGGCAGTGCTATTATTAGGCTTTGCTTTTAAATCATTAGAAGTGTTGCAACTGCGCGATGCCGTGATTGTTATTTTTCTAGGTTATTTATTAGTTGCGCTGCATTTCCTCTATACCCAAGCCATGCTAGCAGGTTTGTATGGTGTATTAGGAATGACCATATTAACGGGGGCGCTGATTGGGATTCAGCCCTCGGTGACAGTCCTCAATCCTCTGCAAACGGTCAGGGCACATTTAAAGCTGGCGGCTTTAATGCTAGTGCAAGCTATCCCTCTCATGCTAATAGTATTTTTCTTAGCTCCGCGTTTGCCGCCTTTGTGGTCATTGCCGATGATGCCGGGACAAACTAAAACGGGCATTTCTGAGCGCATGACTCCGGGGGATATTGCCGATTTAACTCGTTCTACTGAGTTGGCGTTTCGTGCCACTTTTAAAAGTACGCGCCCTCAGCAAGCTCAACTCTACTGGCGTGGCTTAACCCTCAATTATTTTGATGGTAAAACATGGCAGCAATTGCCTGATGACTATGATTTTATTAGCTTTAAAAATCAGGTCAAAGGCGAGTATGCGCTATTTAATAAAAGCTTCGAGTTGCGGGGTGATCCGATTGAGTATGAGGCTTTGTATGCGCCTAGTGGTCAACCTTGGTTATTTACCCTAACACCAGCGCTCAATGTGGAAGGGGATGTAGTACGCGCCGCCGATTACCGTGTGATGGCGAATGCGATTACTCAGTCTCCGGTATTACTCAAAGCGACTAGCTATCCACAAACGCTTAGGGATATAAAACTCACCCATACAATGCGCCGTCTGGCTTTGCAATTACCCCAAGGTTCAGATCCTCGTACCCATGAATTAGCTCAGCGTTGGTGGCGTGAAAGTGACCAAAATGTAGAACGTTATATTCAATTAATTTTGCAATATTTTAGAACGCAAGACTTTTATTACACCTTATCGCCGCCGCTCTTAGGTGATCATCATACTATTGATGCGTTTTTATTCAATTCGCGTAAAGGTTTTTGCTCCCATTATGCGGGCAGTTTTGTGTTTTTAATGCGAGCAGTAGGGATTCCAGCGCGTGTAGTGGTTGGGTATCAAGGAGGGAAATGGAATGAGCAAGGTAATTATTTAGCGGTTTATCAATATGATGCCCATGCATGGGTGGAGATATGGCAACCAGAAACGGGTTGGACAGAATATGATCCGACTACGGCAGTAGCACCTTCGCGTGTCACGGATGGCTTGGATGCATTTTTAGCGCAAGAAGAAGGCTTACTCGGTCAATCCTTTCGTGCAGTGCAGAGCAATTTGCCTTGGATCAATAGCCTGTCTCAACAACTTGATGCGCTTCAATACCAATGGCAGCGTTGGGTAGTGGGCTATGATCATGATACTCAAGCGAATGTGTTACGCAAATGGTTGGGTGATTTTTCCATAACAACGCTTGCTTTGGTCATACTCGGTATTTTTGCCGTATTAGGGTTAATGTGGGGTTTATGGTTAGGGCTGTGGCACAAGCCGCAATTGACTCCAGAACAACGTTTAATTAGTGAACTAGAGCAGTTATTGGCAAAGCAGGGTTTTAAACGCGAGCCTGCTCAAACCGTTAGGGATTTCATTAATCAAGTGAGTAATAAACGGGCAGATTTGCAAGAGCCGTTAAATCAATTTGCCGATTACTTTGAGCAGTTATGCTATGACCCGTTAACTAATAGAGCTGAAATCATACAGCAACTTAGAATAGTACTGAAACAACTAAAAAAAGCTCAAAGGACTCAACTAGGGCGCAAGATTGCCCCACTTAAGCCATCTCGAATCTCCGAGGGCTGA
- a CDS encoding Sua5/YciO/YrdC/YwlC family protein → MAILTNSIDQALQVIQAGGVIAYPTEAVFGLGCDPKRLDAVERILTIKQRPAHKGLILIASTFEQLSEYLAPLEQSILDRVLPTWPDAITWVLPAKPEVSYLLRGEHDTIAVRVSKHPTVKTLCDALNHPLVSTSANIAGEEPFRSALGLYEQLGPHLDLVLDQPLGGRNQPSEIRDGLSGAILRPS, encoded by the coding sequence ATGGCAATACTCACTAACTCTATTGATCAGGCGCTTCAAGTCATTCAAGCAGGTGGTGTAATCGCTTATCCCACCGAAGCGGTGTTTGGTTTAGGTTGTGATCCTAAACGTTTGGATGCCGTCGAGCGTATTTTGACTATTAAACAGCGCCCTGCGCATAAGGGTTTAATCTTAATTGCTTCGACTTTTGAGCAATTGAGCGAGTACTTAGCACCCTTAGAGCAAAGTATTTTAGATCGAGTGCTGCCCACTTGGCCGGATGCGATTACATGGGTATTACCAGCCAAACCGGAGGTGTCGTATTTACTACGCGGTGAGCATGACACTATTGCGGTGCGGGTGAGTAAGCATCCTACGGTGAAAACCTTATGTGATGCTCTTAATCATCCCTTAGTATCGACTAGCGCTAATATTGCAGGCGAGGAGCCTTTTCGCTCGGCTTTAGGATTGTATGAGCAACTAGGTCCGCACTTAGATCTAGTGCTCGATCAACCTTTAGGCGGACGTAATCAGCCCTCGGAGATTCGAGATGGCTTAAGTGGGGCAATCTTGCGCCCTAGTTGA
- a CDS encoding DNA topoisomerase I, whose product MSENLVIVESPAKGKTIEKYLGKGFTVLASYGHVRDLIPKEGAVDPNQRYAMRYELIDRNQKHVEAIIRALKKAHTLYLATDPDREGEAISWHLYEILKERGLLEGKQVQRVVFHEITKKAIQEAIQHPRDLAIPLVDAQQARRALDYLVGFNLSPLLWRKIKPSLSAGRVQSPALRLIVEREEAIERFVTQEYWTITAQCSQDKAVFNARLHTLQDKRVEQFDITTEQQAAEVKAHLLNVAKGALLVTKIEKKERRRSPAPPFTTSTLQQEAVRKLYFSSQRTMRTAQQLYEGIDLGKDGTVGLITYMRTDSVNLANEAIAELRALIASRYGKDYLPDTARQYKTKSKNAQEAHEAIRPTSALRTPEQVKAFLTEDQFKLYELIWKRAVACQMIHATIDTMSVNLSAEPASFFRATGSVVRHAGFLTVYEEGLDDQAQEKDSPLPPLVEGQKVPLHDIINQQHFTEPPPRYSEASLVKALEEFGIGRPSTYASIISTLQGREYVELSQRRFIPTDIGRVVNRFLTEHFTQYVDYSFTANLEDQLDAISRGEAEWVPVMDEFWKPFHTLVDEKMETVNRSDVLKPRELGVDPRTGKPVIARIGRFGPMVQIGSAEDEDKPTFASLRPGMKIDTLTLEEALELFRLPRELGETAEGEKITVAIGRFGPYVKFGKDQFASLKKDDDPYTVTLERALALIAEKKESDAAKLIKDFGKGLQIVKGRWGPFVVKGKIKARIPKDKLETVADITEEEAQALITAATPEKKTRKKAESTEANTAASTVDTEEKPKKPRAKKADSTEVEAKPKKTTVKKTAISESEAKPKATRTKKTPEVKTEAKPAKKASSAKSTAKKAPQPINDDEVPF is encoded by the coding sequence ATGAGCGAAAATTTAGTGATCGTTGAGTCCCCAGCCAAGGGTAAGACTATCGAAAAATATCTAGGGAAAGGCTTTACTGTCTTAGCCTCCTACGGTCACGTGCGTGATTTAATTCCCAAAGAAGGCGCGGTTGACCCCAATCAGCGCTATGCCATGCGCTACGAACTTATTGACCGTAATCAAAAGCATGTTGAGGCTATTATTAGGGCACTCAAAAAGGCTCATACACTTTATCTAGCCACCGACCCTGATCGTGAGGGCGAGGCGATTTCGTGGCATTTATATGAGATTCTCAAAGAACGCGGGCTATTAGAAGGCAAACAAGTACAGCGCGTGGTGTTTCATGAAATTACTAAAAAAGCGATTCAAGAGGCTATTCAGCATCCACGCGACTTAGCCATTCCCTTGGTCGATGCCCAACAAGCTCGGCGTGCCTTAGATTACTTAGTAGGTTTTAACTTATCGCCACTACTTTGGCGTAAAATTAAACCCAGCCTCTCCGCTGGTCGAGTGCAAAGCCCAGCCTTACGTTTAATTGTGGAGCGTGAAGAAGCAATCGAACGCTTTGTCACGCAAGAATACTGGACTATTACCGCACAATGCTCACAGGATAAAGCTGTCTTTAATGCAAGGCTGCATACTTTACAAGACAAGCGTGTGGAGCAATTTGATATTACCACTGAGCAACAAGCGGCTGAAGTTAAAGCCCACTTATTAAATGTGGCAAAGGGTGCATTACTGGTCACTAAAATAGAAAAGAAAGAACGTAGACGCTCCCCTGCTCCACCTTTTACCACCTCCACCTTGCAACAAGAAGCGGTACGTAAACTGTATTTCTCCTCCCAACGCACTATGCGTACTGCACAGCAGCTATATGAGGGGATTGATCTAGGCAAAGATGGCACTGTCGGTTTAATTACTTATATGCGTACTGACTCAGTGAATTTAGCTAATGAAGCTATTGCTGAATTACGCGCTTTAATTGCTAGTCGCTATGGTAAAGATTACTTACCCGATACTGCGCGTCAGTACAAAACTAAATCTAAAAATGCTCAAGAAGCGCATGAAGCTATCCGCCCAACTTCTGCACTACGCACACCGGAGCAAGTGAAAGCGTTTTTGACCGAAGATCAATTCAAATTATATGAATTGATTTGGAAACGCGCGGTTGCCTGCCAAATGATTCATGCCACGATTGACACTATGTCGGTGAATCTCAGTGCTGAACCAGCAAGCTTTTTCCGTGCTACGGGTTCGGTGGTGCGGCATGCGGGCTTTTTGACGGTGTATGAAGAAGGCCTAGACGATCAAGCACAGGAAAAGGATTCGCCTTTACCGCCTTTAGTGGAAGGGCAAAAAGTACCTTTGCATGACATTATTAATCAACAGCATTTTACCGAGCCGCCCCCTCGCTATTCTGAGGCATCATTGGTGAAAGCCTTGGAAGAATTTGGCATTGGGCGTCCGTCCACTTATGCCAGTATTATTTCCACCCTACAAGGGCGTGAGTATGTAGAGTTATCCCAACGCCGCTTTATCCCGACTGATATTGGACGGGTGGTGAATCGCTTTTTGACGGAGCATTTTACTCAATACGTGGATTACAGCTTTACCGCTAATCTTGAAGATCAGCTAGATGCTATCTCACGCGGTGAAGCCGAGTGGGTTCCGGTCATGGATGAGTTTTGGAAGCCGTTCCATACGCTCGTCGATGAGAAAATGGAAACTGTCAATCGTAGTGATGTACTCAAACCGCGTGAATTAGGTGTTGATCCTCGCACTGGTAAACCCGTTATTGCTCGCATTGGACGCTTTGGTCCTATGGTGCAAATTGGCAGCGCTGAAGATGAGGACAAACCTACCTTTGCTAGCCTACGTCCGGGGATGAAGATTGATACATTGACCCTTGAGGAAGCCTTAGAGCTATTCCGCTTACCGCGTGAACTAGGTGAAACGGCTGAAGGCGAGAAGATAACAGTAGCGATTGGGCGTTTTGGTCCGTATGTGAAATTTGGTAAAGATCAATTTGCCTCGCTGAAAAAAGACGATGACCCTTACACGGTGACGCTAGAACGTGCTTTAGCACTCATTGCTGAGAAAAAAGAGTCTGATGCCGCCAAGCTCATTAAAGATTTCGGCAAAGGCTTACAAATCGTTAAAGGGCGTTGGGGACCGTTTGTAGTCAAAGGCAAAATCAAAGCACGGATTCCTAAGGATAAACTAGAAACCGTTGCTGATATAACCGAGGAAGAAGCTCAAGCCTTAATCACCGCAGCTACACCGGAAAAGAAAACACGCAAAAAAGCCGAAAGCACCGAGGCAAATACTGCTGCAAGCACTGTAGATACGGAGGAAAAGCCCAAAAAGCCCCGTGCTAAGAAAGCGGACAGTACTGAGGTTGAAGCAAAGCCTAAAAAAACTACTGTGAAGAAAACCGCCATTAGTGAAAGTGAAGCTAAACCTAAAGCTACCCGAACTAAAAAAACACCAGAAGTAAAAACCGAGGCTAAACCTGCAAAAAAAGCCAGTAGTGCCAAAAGCACTGCGAAAAAAGCGCCTCAACCTATCAATGATGATGAGGTTCCGTTTTAA
- the hslV gene encoding ATP-dependent protease subunit HslV, with protein MEQFRGTTILSVRRNGLVAIGGDGQVTMGNTVMKGNARKVRRLYNNNVIAGFAGGTADAFTLFERFEAKLQSVNGNLTRAAVALAKDWRTDRMLRRLEALLAVADKDTSLIITGNGDVIEPENSLIAIGSGGPFAQSAARALLENTDLSAREIVEKGLNIAADICIYSNHHITIEEIRP; from the coding sequence TTGGAACAGTTTCGAGGTACAACCATCCTAAGTGTACGGCGCAATGGACTGGTGGCAATTGGGGGTGATGGGCAAGTCACTATGGGTAATACTGTAATGAAAGGTAATGCTCGTAAAGTACGCCGTTTATACAACAATAATGTCATTGCCGGATTTGCAGGCGGTACTGCGGATGCGTTTACCTTATTTGAGCGCTTTGAAGCTAAGTTGCAAAGTGTCAATGGCAATCTAACCCGTGCAGCAGTAGCTCTAGCGAAAGATTGGCGTACTGATCGCATGTTACGCCGCTTAGAAGCCTTATTAGCGGTCGCGGATAAAGACACCTCGTTAATTATTACCGGAAATGGCGATGTGATTGAGCCGGAAAACAGTTTAATTGCGATTGGTTCGGGCGGTCCTTTTGCTCAATCAGCCGCTCGTGCCTTATTAGAAAATACCGATTTATCAGCCCGTGAAATCGTAGAAAAAGGGCTAAACATTGCAGCGGATATCTGCATTTATAGCAATCATCACATTACCATTGAGGAAATCCGCCCATGA
- the hslU gene encoding ATP-dependent protease ATPase subunit HslU, which produces MSTMTPREIVQELDKHVIGQHKAKRSVAIALRNRWRRQQLDNTLRHEVTPKNILMIGPTGVGKTEIARRLARLANAPFIKVEATKFTEVGYVGKEVDSIIRDLADVAVKMMREQEVAKVRYRAEEAAEERILDILLPPARKDSSNNDWLGLNDETAKPTAEESTARQKFRKKLREGELNDKEIELEVAVAGASVEIMTPPGMEEMASQLSGLFQNLGSQRKRKRKMRIKDALKQLADEEAHKMVNEEELKQRAVQAVEQNGIVFLDEIDKIARGEGKVSGADVSREGVQRDLLPLIEGCTVNTKYGMIKTDHILFITSGAFHVAKPSDLIPELQGRLPIRVEMTALSADDFEKILTEPKASLTEQYIGLLKTEGVDLSFTKDAIRRIAEIAFEVNERTENIGARRLHTVMERLLENLLFDAPDCASTFEVTAADVGKALDELVQDEDLSRYIL; this is translated from the coding sequence ATGAGTACCATGACTCCGCGCGAGATTGTGCAGGAATTAGATAAACACGTCATTGGTCAACACAAAGCCAAACGCTCAGTGGCCATTGCGCTACGTAATCGTTGGCGGCGTCAACAGCTTGACAATACCCTGCGCCATGAAGTGACCCCGAAAAATATTCTCATGATTGGTCCTACGGGTGTGGGTAAGACCGAAATCGCTCGCCGTTTAGCTCGTCTAGCTAATGCGCCCTTTATTAAAGTAGAAGCTACCAAATTTACCGAAGTGGGCTATGTCGGTAAGGAGGTCGATAGCATTATTCGTGATCTGGCGGATGTCGCGGTCAAAATGATGCGTGAACAAGAAGTAGCTAAGGTACGTTATCGCGCTGAAGAGGCGGCAGAAGAGCGTATTTTAGATATTTTATTACCACCTGCTCGTAAAGATAGCAGCAATAATGACTGGTTAGGTTTAAATGATGAAACCGCCAAACCCACCGCTGAAGAAAGCACTGCTCGGCAAAAATTCCGTAAAAAATTACGTGAAGGCGAATTAAACGATAAAGAAATTGAGCTAGAGGTCGCAGTTGCTGGAGCCTCGGTGGAGATTATGACCCCTCCGGGCATGGAGGAAATGGCGAGTCAATTAAGTGGCCTATTCCAAAATTTAGGCTCGCAACGTAAACGTAAGCGCAAAATGCGTATTAAAGACGCGCTGAAACAGCTTGCCGATGAAGAAGCACATAAAATGGTGAATGAAGAAGAGCTCAAGCAACGTGCGGTGCAAGCGGTAGAACAAAATGGCATTGTGTTCTTAGACGAAATTGACAAAATTGCGCGTGGTGAAGGTAAGGTGAGTGGTGCGGATGTATCGCGTGAAGGGGTACAACGTGACTTATTACCTTTGATCGAAGGCTGTACGGTCAATACTAAATACGGCATGATCAAAACCGATCATATTTTATTTATCACCTCCGGCGCGTTCCATGTGGCTAAGCCCTCGGATCTGATTCCAGAGCTGCAAGGTCGTTTGCCGATTCGGGTGGAAATGACCGCGCTAAGTGCCGATGATTTTGAAAAGATTTTAACTGAGCCAAAAGCATCCTTGACTGAGCAATATATTGGTCTGCTCAAAACGGAAGGGGTGGATTTAAGTTTTACTAAAGACGCTATCCGTCGTATTGCTGAAATTGCCTTTGAGGTGAATGAGCGTACTGAAAATATTGGCGCACGACGTTTGCATACAGTCATGGAGCGTTTATTGGAAAATCTATTATTCGATGCGCCCGATTGTGCAAGTACTTTTGAAGTGACGGCGGCGGATGTAGGTAAGGCATTAGATGAGTTGGTACAGGATGAGGATTTGAGTCGGTATATTCTGTAG
- a CDS encoding SGNH hydrolase domain-containing protein yields MLPKFIASLIRLILLVLMTLISLSVAQASNARNDIMMASNPTQSGEYLRQGFLAQLNKPFDMANPRKKMLVIGDSHAQDFYNALVENNMDQRYQISTRRIPAICGVYLGTEDISRLIDKKHVPNCQQSDTLAAALAQIKQADVVILAANWKLWSVQRLQTTIQNLNIQAPQKLLVVGRKSFGKLNLRHYLTMSESELKLLRNPVEGTQQEITTTLRRVVPKGSLVDVQALLCKSDTECPLFTPQARLISFDGGHLTQAGARYMGQVLLQNAPLNQL; encoded by the coding sequence ATGCTACCAAAATTCATTGCTTCGTTAATAAGACTAATACTTTTAGTATTAATGACATTAATTAGTTTAAGTGTTGCACAAGCCTCTAACGCTCGTAACGATATTATGATGGCTTCTAATCCTACCCAAAGTGGTGAATACCTGCGTCAAGGTTTTCTAGCTCAATTAAATAAACCGTTTGATATGGCAAATCCGCGCAAAAAAATGTTGGTTATTGGTGATAGCCATGCTCAGGATTTCTATAATGCATTGGTAGAAAATAATATGGATCAACGTTATCAAATTAGCACGCGGCGTATTCCTGCTATATGTGGGGTTTATTTGGGTACTGAAGATATTAGTCGTTTAATTGACAAAAAACATGTGCCTAACTGCCAACAATCTGACACCTTAGCTGCTGCCTTAGCGCAGATTAAGCAAGCCGATGTAGTTATTTTAGCGGCTAATTGGAAATTATGGTCGGTACAGCGTCTTCAAACTACTATACAAAATCTAAATATCCAAGCGCCACAAAAGCTATTGGTAGTAGGTCGCAAAAGTTTTGGAAAACTGAATTTAAGACACTATTTAACTATGTCTGAATCCGAACTCAAATTATTGCGCAATCCAGTTGAAGGGACTCAGCAGGAAATCACCACGACTCTACGTCGAGTTGTGCCTAAAGGGAGTTTGGTTGATGTACAAGCCTTACTTTGTAAAAGTGATACGGAGTGTCCACTCTTTACGCCACAAGCACGCTTGATTAGTTTTGATGGAGGTCATTTAACTCAAGCGGGTGCACGTTATATGGGTCAAGTGCTATTACAAAATGCTCCCTTGAATCAATTATGA
- a CDS encoding PLP-dependent aminotransferase family protein, protein MTLYHDIAHQLTQRIHKGIYHPGMRLPGVRHLSTQFGVSISTIVQAQRQLENSGLLEARPRSGYYVSHQVPLRLKTPHPSRPELKPIVVTGQDLVLQLAQAANHDAIAHLGAAVPDASFLPLAAYQRSLSYVVRQHSRRAANYIFPPGLPELQHQIAKRMYLYGSSVEASEILITNGCQEAITLALRAVAQPGDTIAIESPTFYGLLQVIDALGMKALEIPTDPQEGISIPALTLAVEQWNVKACVIIPNFSNPLGCLLADEKKRQLVQLAHRHNLVLIEDDIYGDLGFSGERPRSLHSFDPLGKVIYCSSFSKTISPGLRLGWMVAGAYFQQVEYLKYIANLATPTLQQLAVAHYLEQSGYERYLRQAQSTYQRQVSLFTHAISKYFPPNTRVTQPKGGFVLWVELDPKVDALVLCQQALQAKISIVPGQIFSASQKYQNFIRLNCAHPWTPYLEQVLEYLGQLVFKMLNPLHLVAL, encoded by the coding sequence ATGACGCTCTATCATGATATTGCTCATCAACTTACTCAACGCATTCATAAGGGAATCTATCACCCCGGCATGCGTCTCCCCGGTGTGCGCCATTTAAGCACTCAATTTGGCGTGAGCATATCCACTATTGTGCAAGCCCAACGCCAATTAGAAAACAGCGGCTTATTAGAGGCACGTCCGCGTTCGGGCTATTACGTGAGCCATCAAGTCCCTTTAAGGCTAAAAACACCCCATCCCTCACGCCCTGAACTCAAACCTATTGTGGTAACGGGACAGGATTTGGTATTGCAATTAGCCCAAGCCGCTAATCATGACGCCATTGCACATTTAGGCGCTGCCGTACCTGATGCAAGTTTTTTACCCTTAGCCGCCTATCAACGTAGTCTGAGTTATGTGGTGCGCCAACACTCGCGCCGTGCCGCGAATTATATTTTTCCGCCCGGCTTGCCAGAATTGCAGCATCAAATTGCTAAACGCATGTATCTATATGGCAGTAGCGTAGAGGCGAGTGAAATTCTGATCACTAATGGCTGCCAAGAGGCTATCACTCTAGCACTACGCGCGGTGGCTCAGCCGGGCGATACCATCGCTATTGAATCACCCACTTTTTATGGGCTATTACAAGTCATTGATGCATTGGGTATGAAAGCGCTCGAAATTCCCACCGATCCCCAAGAAGGCATTAGTATTCCAGCGCTCACCTTGGCAGTGGAACAATGGAATGTTAAAGCTTGCGTGATTATTCCAAACTTTAGTAATCCATTAGGCTGCTTACTCGCTGATGAGAAAAAGCGTCAACTGGTGCAACTGGCTCATCGGCATAATCTGGTGTTAATTGAGGATGATATTTACGGTGATTTGGGCTTTAGTGGTGAGCGTCCGCGCAGTTTGCATAGTTTCGACCCCTTGGGCAAAGTGATTTATTGCTCCTCGTTTTCTAAAACCATTTCCCCCGGATTACGCTTAGGTTGGATGGTGGCAGGCGCTTATTTTCAGCAAGTCGAATACTTAAAATACATTGCCAATTTAGCTACACCGACTTTACAACAATTGGCAGTGGCGCATTATTTAGAGCAAAGTGGCTATGAGCGCTATCTACGCCAAGCGCAAAGCACTTATCAGCGCCAAGTCAGCTTATTTACCCATGCGATTAGCAAATACTTCCCACCCAATACCCGCGTGACTCAACCTAAAGGTGGGTTTGTGTTATGGGTTGAACTCGATCCTAAGGTTGATGCGCTAGTGCTATGCCAACAAGCGCTACAAGCTAAAATTAGTATTGTGCCCGGACAAATTTTCTCTGCCTCACAAAAATATCAGAATTTCATTCGCCTGAATTGTGCGCATCCGTGGACGCCCTATTTAGAGCAAGTATTGGAATATTTAGGGCAGTTGGTGTTTAAGATGTTGAATCCGCTACACTTGGTAGCTTTGTAG
- the ilvE gene encoding branched-chain-amino-acid transaminase: MSDIAQCWINGEVIPAQQASVSVFDHGFLYGDGIFEGIRFYNKRVFRLPLHMARLKRSARALQLDIPLDDAAFEAAIYATINAFSLADGYLRVLVTRGVGALGINPANCAKPAVIIIADKLVMVGDEERNRGIRAIIAATRRMTPDRLDPRIKSLNYLNAIQAKMEANYAGVEEAILLNERGFVTEGSAMNIFVVREGVIHTPPATEGALQGVTRGTVLEVAKELGIPAFETVLTSYDLFTADECFFTGTGAKLIPIREIDGRKMATCPGDIYLKLLAGFNALVARETAG, translated from the coding sequence ATGAGTGACATAGCACAGTGTTGGATCAATGGCGAGGTCATACCCGCACAACAAGCGAGCGTTTCCGTTTTTGATCATGGCTTTTTATACGGAGATGGTATTTTTGAAGGCATTCGTTTTTACAATAAGCGCGTGTTTCGCTTACCGCTACATATGGCTCGCCTTAAGCGTTCAGCGCGTGCTTTACAGTTAGATATTCCTCTGGATGATGCAGCTTTTGAGGCGGCAATCTATGCCACTATTAATGCTTTCTCCTTAGCCGATGGCTATTTACGGGTATTGGTAACGCGGGGGGTAGGAGCATTAGGCATTAATCCCGCCAATTGTGCTAAGCCAGCGGTCATTATTATTGCTGATAAATTAGTAATGGTCGGGGATGAAGAACGCAATCGCGGTATTCGTGCGATTATTGCCGCCACGCGCCGTATGACTCCAGACCGCCTCGATCCGCGTATTAAAAGCCTCAATTACCTCAATGCGATTCAAGCCAAAATGGAGGCTAATTACGCAGGCGTAGAAGAAGCGATTTTATTAAATGAGCGCGGTTTTGTGACCGAAGGCTCAGCCATGAATATCTTTGTGGTGCGTGAGGGGGTAATTCATACTCCCCCTGCTACCGAGGGCGCACTACAGGGGGTTACGCGCGGAACAGTATTAGAAGTAGCTAAGGAGTTAGGTATTCCCGCGTTTGAAACAGTACTCACTTCATATGATTTATTCACAGCCGATGAGTGCTTTTTCACGGGTACGGGAGCCAAACTCATCCCCATCCGTGAAATTGATGGACGTAAAATGGCGACCTGTCCGGGTGATATTTATCTAAAACTATTGGCAGGCTTCAATGCTTTGGTAGCGCGTGAAACCGCAGGCTGA
- a CDS encoding type II toxin-antitoxin system ParD family antitoxin, giving the protein MATMNISLPDSLKLFVQERIEHSDFSNPSDYIRALIRADKERYLEQQLEQALLQGINSGQSKPINEQFWQRLEAKAQGGS; this is encoded by the coding sequence ATGGCAACTATGAATATTTCTTTGCCGGATAGCTTAAAGTTGTTTGTACAAGAGCGTATTGAGCATTCGGATTTTAGTAATCCTAGTGATTACATTCGTGCCTTGATTCGCGCAGATAAAGAGCGTTATTTAGAACAACAATTAGAGCAAGCTCTGTTACAAGGAATTAACTCTGGACAATCCAAGCCAATTAATGAGCAGTTTTGGCAACGTTTGGAGGCTAAGGCTCAAGGAGGCTCATAA